The DNA segment AACCACCACATGCGTTTGGGTTGTTTGTACACAAGAATACAAAAGGAAGCTAAAAGGGGCATCATCCATCAACATGGCTTTGTCCATGGTATCAACCTATGTTGTTAACGACGAATGTAAGGGATTTTACCACTTTGGTAAGCCGGGGAATTCTCAAGAAGGCGAGGTAGCCTACCTTGAATGCGATGAGATCTTTACAGACTGACCTGACCCCGCAGTAGCTATTACATTTCTATCGTATTCCCAAAGAGCCCTCTTGAAAAAGAGGGCTTTTTTTGCATACTTTACAAGAAATTATTTTCATGCAGTATAAACGCGGTGAAAAATTCACACCCCCTTGTCAAAAATATCCTGGATGATCTGAGTTCATTTGCACCCCTTGAGCTCGCTGAAAAATGGGATCACGCTGGTTTGCAAGTTGGTCGAAGCAACTGCAAAGTTACTGGCGTGCTAGTCGCCCTCGATGCCACAGGGTGGACATTACACGAGGCCGTTCAAAAAAAATTAAACTTAATCATCACCCATCACCCCTTGCTCCCTTCTAAACTAACGCAAAGTCTCAAGACCCTGGCCCGAAAACATCAAATCAATATTTTGTCTTTTCACACCAACCTTGATTCAACCAGCGGCGGCCTCAATGATCTCTTGGCGAAAAAACTACACTTAAAAAATACCCGACCCCTCTTGCCTAACCCTCAACACCCTAAAGTAGGGCTGGGGCGGGTAGGAAGGCTTTCTAAACCAATAGGTTTTGATCAACTTTGCCAAAATTTAATGCGTGCCTTTGGCCTGGCTCATTTGCGATACGTCGGAAATAAAAAAGCCCGCCTCAAAACCATTGCTGTGATGAGCGGCAGCGGTGGTGGATTTTACCGCGAGGCCAAACAAGCGGGTGCCGATGCCCTGGTGACCGGTGACGTAAAATATCATCATGCCTTAGAAGCCATGGCCGAAGGGATCTGCTTGGTTGATATTGGGCATTATCATTCCGAAATCGAAATGACTGCACTCATCAC comes from the Deltaproteobacteria bacterium genome and includes:
- a CDS encoding Nif3-like dinuclear metal center hexameric protein → MKNSHPLVKNILDDLSSFAPLELAEKWDHAGLQVGRSNCKVTGVLVALDATGWTLHEAVQKKLNLIITHHPLLPSKLTQSLKTLARKHQINILSFHTNLDSTSGGLNDLLAKKLHLKNTRPLLPNPQHPKVGLGRVGRLSKPIGFDQLCQNLMRAFGLAHLRYVGNKKARLKTIAVMSGSGGGFYREAKQAGADALVTGDVKYHHALEAMAEGICLVDIGHYHSEIEMTALITKLLKRKFLTLTIQISQTSQDPFQIKTPPISFLKKSPMAGILFPLSFETLDPG